In the Papaver somniferum cultivar HN1 unplaced genomic scaffold, ASM357369v1 unplaced-scaffold_77, whole genome shotgun sequence genome, one interval contains:
- the LOC113344496 gene encoding uncharacterized protein LOC113344496: protein MAFMVNSSDQNERTSKEAPKLCALSLDSVRSKVQALTLNDKEGIPEKVREVVGAKSSVPIQYREKMMKRARQEGEISARVPLKKAEESRNRLVGLLEDFYNEVRSLPLNKGPSSFSNSNRGAKKQSKRWEIIG, encoded by the exons ATGGCTTTTATGGTTAACTCTTCTGATCAGAATGAAAGAACAAGCAA AGAAGCGCCTAAGCTATGTGCATTGTCATTGGATTCAGTGAGGAGCAAAGTGCAAGCTTTAACATTGAATGATAAGGAAGGGATACCTGAAAAG GTACGAGAAGTTGTTGGAGCTAAGAGTAGTGTACCTATTCAGTATAGGGAAAAGATGATGAAACGTGCAAGACAAGAAGGGGAAATTTCCGCTCGTGTACCACTTAAGAAGGCGGAGGAGTCGAGAAACAG GTTGGTTGGTTTGTTGGAAGATTTCTACAATGAGGTTAGAAGTTTACCTTTGAATAAAGGTCCTTCAAGCTTCAGTAATTCGAATAGGGGAGCGAAAAAACAGTCTAAGCGTTGGGAAATAATCGGATGA